In the genome of Phosphitispora fastidiosa, one region contains:
- a CDS encoding TetR/AcrR family transcriptional regulator, which translates to MTILLRPEIVSGESRASHNNGKVSETEVKSKIFMVAQQLFVEKGYHRTSIPDIVKEAGVSTGAIYHHYSSKEDLAREIHRVTVGQFLKKYAEEVASKEATYEKIRAYTALLFRWVEEDPVMVRYLLYGRPKEILDKCLSVCSEEGLKATMEIVHNGISRGEVRPMSPTLAAASISGILMRMLELRIDGLIEHSLVEYIEAAANNIWLSVKA; encoded by the coding sequence GTGACTATATTGCTGAGGCCAGAGATTGTATCAGGTGAATCAAGGGCAAGTCATAATAATGGGAAAGTTTCTGAAACCGAAGTAAAAAGCAAAATATTCATGGTGGCTCAGCAGCTTTTCGTAGAAAAGGGATATCACCGAACGAGCATTCCGGATATTGTCAAAGAAGCAGGTGTGAGCACAGGAGCCATTTACCACCACTATTCCAGCAAAGAGGATTTGGCCAGGGAAATTCACCGGGTTACGGTCGGGCAGTTTCTGAAAAAGTATGCGGAAGAAGTAGCTTCCAAGGAAGCCACTTATGAAAAAATACGCGCATATACAGCTCTGCTGTTCAGGTGGGTGGAGGAAGACCCGGTAATGGTCCGATACCTGCTTTATGGAAGACCGAAGGAAATCCTGGATAAATGCCTGAGTGTCTGTTCTGAGGAAGGTCTTAAGGCAACTATGGAAATTGTGCATAACGGAATCAGCAGGGGAGAGGTCCGGCCTATGTCCCCGACTCTTGCTGCGGCTTCTATTTCCGGAATTCTTATGAGGATGCTCGAATTACGGATTGACGGGTTGATTGAGCACTCCCTTGTAGAGTACATCGAAGCTGCTGCAAACAATATCTGGCTGTCAGTCAAAGCCTAG
- a CDS encoding response regulator transcription factor, whose translation MNFYAVFIVSREALLRHSLACLLSSFPGCREVAEYKAAQEVFKRGKPITDSILILDAGLPEHDISAVIDFARQGQNRIILLSSGTDKKRLIGLLPLKADGYITTRITSGEFFALLDKVKTAGETVIDESLVSEMAKHLSAAPAGFAGAGAGLDILTPREVEVLRLLAVGCTNRQIAKKLVISVYTVKNHVHSILDKLDLDNRTRLTSYALARGLVG comes from the coding sequence ATGAATTTTTACGCAGTGTTTATTGTCAGCCGGGAAGCGCTGCTGCGTCATTCCCTGGCGTGCCTGCTGAGTTCATTTCCGGGTTGCCGGGAAGTTGCGGAATACAAGGCTGCACAGGAAGTATTTAAAAGGGGAAAACCCATTACTGACTCAATCCTGATTCTTGATGCGGGCCTTCCTGAACACGATATTTCTGCTGTGATAGATTTTGCCCGGCAAGGCCAAAACAGGATTATCCTTTTAAGCAGCGGGACTGATAAAAAACGGCTTATCGGGTTGCTGCCTTTAAAGGCGGACGGATATATAACCACCAGGATTACTTCCGGGGAATTTTTTGCCTTGCTGGATAAGGTAAAGACGGCGGGCGAGACGGTAATTGATGAGAGTCTTGTTTCGGAAATGGCGAAGCATTTGTCAGCAGCGCCCGCCGGGTTTGCGGGGGCTGGGGCCGGGCTGGATATCCTCACCCCAAGAGAGGTTGAAGTTTTGCGGCTGCTGGCGGTCGGGTGTACCAACAGGCAAATCGCCAAAAAGCTTGTGATCAGCGTTTATACTGTCAAGAACCATGTTCATAGTATTCTTGACAAACTGGACCTTGACAACCGGACCCGCCTGACATCTTATGCACTTGCCAGGGGCTTGGTAGGGTAA